The Streptomyces sp. NBC_00162 genome window below encodes:
- a CDS encoding DUF899 domain-containing protein: MPEHRVGTQEEFEAARAELLVEEKDLTRRGDALARKRRELPRVRVEKDYRFETEGGTRPLADLFDGRSQLLVYHFMFGPPYEAGCPVCSSIADTLDPNAVHLKARDVTLICSSRAPLDKLLPYRERMGWSFDWVSAGGGDFHRDLGFTYTAEELRPFLEAGVPPIVSQMARACGTDVLGYVTEGPGLSCYALSDGIVYRTYVTTARGLEPAMAYYGLLDRTPLGRHEEGEETHWLRRHDEYEKT; encoded by the coding sequence ATGCCCGAGCACAGAGTCGGCACACAGGAGGAATTCGAGGCTGCGCGAGCAGAGCTGCTCGTGGAGGAGAAGGACCTGACCCGGCGCGGTGACGCGCTCGCGCGGAAGCGGAGGGAACTTCCCAGGGTGCGGGTCGAGAAGGACTACAGGTTCGAGACCGAAGGCGGGACCAGGCCGCTCGCGGACCTCTTCGACGGGCGCTCGCAGCTGCTCGTCTACCACTTCATGTTCGGACCGCCGTACGAGGCCGGATGCCCTGTCTGCTCCTCGATCGCGGACACCCTCGATCCCAACGCGGTCCACCTCAAGGCCCGTGATGTGACGCTGATCTGCTCCTCGCGGGCGCCGCTCGACAAGCTCCTCCCCTACCGGGAGCGGATGGGCTGGAGCTTCGACTGGGTCTCCGCCGGCGGCGGCGACTTCCACCGCGACCTCGGTTTCACGTACACGGCGGAGGAGCTGAGACCGTTCCTGGAGGCCGGGGTTCCGCCGATCGTGAGCCAGATGGCGCGGGCGTGCGGCACGGACGTGCTCGGGTACGTCACCGAGGGACCCGGGTTGAGCTGTTACGCGCTGTCGGACGGCATCGTCTACCGGACGTACGTCACCACCGCGCGCGGCCTCGAGCCCGCCATGGCCTACTACGGCCTCCTCGACCGGACACCGCTGGGCCGCCACGAGGAGGGCGAGGAGACGCACTGGCTGCGCCGCCACGACGAATACGAGAAGACCTGA
- the galE gene encoding UDP-glucose 4-epimerase GalE, producing the protein MPTTVLVTGGAGFIGSHTCVELLENGYEVVVVDDHSNSSPEALERVAKIAGRPVAAVYRADMRDRRALDAVFDSHAIDAVIHFAAKKAVGESVEIPIAYYDINVGGTTALLSAMHAHGVHRLVFSSSCSIYGDATKVPLTEADPAAPTNPYASTKWLCEQVLADTCRRLPELSVLALRYFNPVGAHPSGLLGEDPRGVPNNIMPYLAQVAVGRRERLSVFGDDYPTPDGTGIRDYIHVMDVAEGHRRALEHLGDENGMRVFNLGTGVGSSVLDLVAAFERASGRPIPYEVTGRRPGDVTELVADPTAVAEAWNWAATRDLAAMCRDAWRFQELNPSGYAG; encoded by the coding sequence ATGCCCACGACGGTTCTGGTCACCGGCGGCGCCGGCTTCATCGGCAGCCATACCTGTGTCGAACTGCTGGAGAACGGCTACGAGGTCGTCGTCGTCGACGATCATTCGAACAGCTCACCGGAGGCGCTGGAACGCGTCGCGAAGATCGCGGGACGCCCGGTCGCCGCCGTCTACCGGGCCGATATGCGGGACCGGCGTGCGCTGGACGCGGTATTCGACTCGCACGCGATCGACGCGGTGATCCACTTCGCCGCGAAGAAGGCTGTGGGCGAGTCCGTGGAGATCCCGATCGCGTACTACGACATCAACGTCGGCGGCACGACCGCCCTGCTGTCGGCCATGCATGCGCACGGAGTGCACCGGCTGGTGTTCTCCTCGTCCTGCTCGATCTACGGAGACGCCACCAAGGTGCCTCTGACAGAAGCGGATCCGGCGGCGCCGACCAACCCGTACGCCTCGACGAAGTGGCTCTGCGAGCAAGTGCTGGCCGATACCTGCCGCCGCCTCCCCGAGCTCAGCGTGCTGGCCCTGCGGTACTTCAACCCGGTCGGCGCGCACCCGTCCGGACTGCTGGGTGAAGACCCCCGCGGCGTGCCCAACAACATCATGCCGTACCTGGCTCAGGTAGCCGTCGGCCGCCGCGAGCGGCTCAGCGTCTTCGGTGATGACTACCCCACCCCCGATGGGACAGGCATCCGCGACTACATCCACGTCATGGACGTGGCCGAGGGCCATCGCCGGGCGCTGGAGCACCTCGGGGACGAGAACGGAATGCGTGTCTTCAACCTCGGCACCGGAGTGGGGTCCTCTGTCCTCGACCTCGTCGCCGCCTTCGAGCGGGCCTCCGGCAGGCCCATCCCCTACGAAGTGACCGGGCGCCGCCCGGGAGACGTGACCGAGCTCGTCGCCGACCCCACCGCGGTGGCGGAGGCCTGGAACTGGGCCGCGACCCGTGATCTCGCCGCGATGTGCCGCGACGCCTGGCGCTTCCAGGAACTCAACCCCTCGGGCTACGCCGGCTGA
- a CDS encoding serine hydrolase domain-containing protein: MASLRAAGGAMVVVVLAGVAGPQAYATGDDREKRSADVLQELVPSPDGPGCAAAVGAQGSVVWEAGRGKADLTTGRAITSKTVFDMASNSKQFTADAVLLLAGRHQLALSDPLSDFLDDPPAWTRDVTLGDLMRHTSGITDYQDLLEAKGIKVTDPAGQQEAIAAILASQPEDPPGKRFSYSNSNYVLLAHVVERVTGKPFPTFVQQEFFTPLHLRMTLSPAVDVPGKAKSYDEKDDSFTPNSSPWKQYGDGSVQTTPGEFVRWADNYRTGRIGGPELLAGVTEGAVSVGDVLRARGIEEGRYGAGILLLPDKSLVHRGDWEGFHSTFKVSPDRDTAVTVVCNVGSPDHFRAANQLLDIWTK, translated from the coding sequence ATGGCGTCGTTGCGCGCCGCCGGGGGCGCCATGGTCGTGGTTGTACTGGCCGGTGTCGCAGGGCCGCAGGCATACGCGACCGGCGATGACCGCGAGAAGCGCAGCGCAGATGTTCTCCAGGAGCTGGTGCCTTCTCCTGATGGCCCGGGCTGTGCGGCAGCTGTCGGCGCGCAGGGAAGCGTTGTCTGGGAGGCGGGGAGGGGGAAAGCCGATCTGACGACCGGGCGCGCCATCACCTCGAAGACGGTCTTCGACATGGCATCCAACTCCAAGCAATTCACCGCAGACGCCGTCCTTTTGTTGGCCGGTCGACACCAACTCGCACTGAGCGACCCCCTGTCCGATTTCCTCGACGACCCGCCCGCCTGGACGCGGGACGTCACCCTGGGCGACTTGATGCGTCACACCAGCGGCATTACCGACTACCAGGATCTGCTGGAGGCCAAGGGCATCAAGGTGACGGATCCGGCCGGCCAGCAGGAAGCGATCGCGGCCATCCTCGCCTCACAACCGGAAGATCCGCCAGGCAAGCGTTTCTCCTACTCCAACTCCAACTACGTCCTCCTGGCACATGTCGTCGAGAGGGTCACCGGCAAGCCGTTCCCGACCTTCGTCCAACAGGAGTTCTTCACCCCGCTGCACCTGCGCATGACTTTGTCCCCTGCGGTGGACGTTCCCGGCAAGGCAAAGTCGTACGACGAGAAGGACGACTCCTTCACGCCCAATTCCTCCCCCTGGAAACAGTACGGAGACGGGTCCGTCCAAACCACCCCTGGGGAATTCGTCCGCTGGGCCGACAACTACCGCACTGGCCGCATCGGTGGACCGGAACTGCTCGCCGGGGTCACGGAGGGAGCGGTGAGTGTGGGCGACGTCCTGCGCGCGCGTGGCATCGAAGAAGGGCGGTACGGGGCCGGAATCCTCCTTCTCCCCGACAAGAGCCTGGTGCATCGCGGCGACTGGGAGGGGTTTCACAGCACCTTCAAAGTAAGCCCGGACCGTGACACTGCCGTCACTGTCGTATGCAACGTGGGTTCACCCGATCATTTCCGTGCGGCAAACCAACTGCTGGACATATGGACCAAATGA
- a CDS encoding DUF2182 domain-containing protein, with product MPHLRLAPPAPTRPGVLLPARDLAVAWFLMVLLAALAWVLTIGQSRHMGMEPGTMGLALPLFLLLWVVMMAAMMLPSVAPVAITWVRGINRRSAGPARALRIAGFVSGYLLAWTAFGLLAYGALAATGHLVDSNPGAGRWIGAAVFLLAAAQQFGPLKRVCLRHCRNPMFQLLQYSHYRPWAKDLRVGTHHGLYCVGCCWGLMIVLIPLGVMNVAAMAGLAAVIFLEKLWRQGPWLAWAVGLVFLVLAVLAPFQDWLLPGLETSGPPMDQMAGWTG from the coding sequence GTGCCGCACCTCCGCCTGGCCCCTCCGGCACCCACGCGGCCCGGAGTCCTGCTTCCCGCGCGGGACCTGGCGGTCGCGTGGTTCCTGATGGTGCTGCTGGCCGCGCTGGCGTGGGTGCTGACCATCGGCCAGTCCCGCCACATGGGGATGGAGCCCGGCACCATGGGCCTGGCGCTCCCTCTCTTCCTGCTGCTGTGGGTGGTCATGATGGCGGCGATGATGCTGCCGTCCGTCGCACCCGTCGCCATCACCTGGGTGCGCGGGATCAACCGCCGTTCGGCCGGCCCTGCCCGCGCCCTGAGGATCGCCGGGTTCGTCAGCGGCTACCTCCTGGCCTGGACCGCATTCGGGCTGCTCGCGTACGGCGCCCTGGCCGCGACCGGGCACCTGGTGGACAGCAATCCCGGGGCGGGCCGCTGGATAGGCGCCGCGGTGTTCCTCCTCGCGGCGGCTCAGCAGTTCGGGCCTCTGAAACGAGTCTGCCTGCGTCACTGCCGCAACCCGATGTTCCAGCTGCTCCAGTACTCGCACTACCGCCCCTGGGCGAAAGACTTGCGGGTGGGCACGCACCACGGGCTCTACTGCGTCGGATGCTGCTGGGGCCTGATGATCGTCCTGATCCCGCTCGGCGTCATGAACGTCGCCGCGATGGCAGGACTGGCGGCCGTGATCTTCCTGGAGAAGCTCTGGCGGCAGGGACCCTGGCTGGCCTGGGCCGTCGGCCTCGTCTTCCTCGTCCTGGCCGTGCTCGCCCCCTTCCAGGACTGGCTGCTGCCCGGCCTGGAGACATCCGGTCCCCCCATGGACCAGATGGCCGGCTGGACAGGCTGA
- a CDS encoding DUF1326 domain-containing protein translates to MSETAATVPRWHAAGDWFDTCRCDVPCPCSFAQAPTYGECDGVLAWHIREGNYGEVRLDGLNVLMLGSFVGNVWAEHTDTFAAVFLDERADGTQREALQMIFGGQAGSWPAEMVSMMDAEMRGMDFAPIEIEVDEDLGGWRATIPDRVEASAQALTGPTTPEGARVQSTNLPGCETGPGQIATWGRSTADRADAFGFRWNREGQSSKHITFDWTGPD, encoded by the coding sequence ATGTCTGAGACGGCAGCGACCGTTCCGAGATGGCACGCGGCCGGCGACTGGTTCGATACGTGCAGGTGCGACGTTCCCTGCCCCTGCTCGTTCGCCCAGGCGCCCACCTACGGCGAATGCGACGGCGTCCTTGCCTGGCACATACGCGAGGGCAACTACGGCGAGGTACGACTGGACGGCCTCAATGTGCTGATGCTCGGCTCCTTCGTCGGCAATGTGTGGGCCGAGCACACCGATACGTTCGCGGCGGTATTCCTCGACGAGCGAGCCGACGGCACGCAGCGCGAAGCACTACAGATGATCTTCGGCGGCCAGGCCGGCAGCTGGCCTGCCGAAATGGTGAGCATGATGGACGCCGAAATGCGGGGCATGGACTTCGCCCCCATCGAGATCGAGGTCGACGAAGACCTCGGCGGCTGGCGGGCCACCATTCCCGACCGGGTCGAGGCGAGCGCGCAGGCGCTCACCGGACCGACGACTCCCGAAGGCGCCCGAGTCCAGTCGACCAACCTTCCGGGCTGCGAGACCGGGCCGGGACAGATCGCGACCTGGGGCCGCTCGACGGCGGACCGCGCCGACGCCTTCGGTTTCCGCTGGAACCGCGAAGGCCAGTCCAGCAAGCACATCACCTTCGACTGGACGGGCCCCGACTGA
- a CDS encoding esterase/lipase family protein produces the protein MSNTVVDIWGPASPQARSSFPPAPDAHDEWPLEGGTAWVYYSPLNRRQLIRPVILSDGFSGGSTNLDQLWHGLEENGNYRFISELHGAGRDVIILGYHDRTASITANAETAIECIRRAVDERVGDAKLAVGGFSMGGLITRYALARMEHDPGLPDHETATYLSYDTPHQGAWFPVSLQAFTHYATDQWGDNPTLGPVLRQLSGLLNSPAAKEMARWHIGKVDAEPEQAPERLTFLRKLDELGGGRGTSARSVSPTA, from the coding sequence ATGTCCAACACCGTCGTTGACATCTGGGGGCCTGCCTCTCCGCAGGCCCGTTCCTCCTTTCCTCCCGCGCCGGACGCGCACGACGAGTGGCCCCTGGAGGGCGGCACGGCCTGGGTGTACTACAGCCCGCTGAACCGCCGGCAGCTCATTCGGCCCGTCATCCTCTCCGACGGCTTCTCGGGCGGATCGACGAACCTGGACCAGCTCTGGCACGGGCTGGAGGAGAACGGGAACTACCGCTTCATCAGTGAACTGCACGGCGCCGGCCGCGATGTGATCATCCTCGGCTACCACGACCGGACCGCCTCGATCACGGCCAACGCCGAGACCGCGATCGAGTGCATCCGCCGGGCCGTCGACGAGCGGGTGGGTGACGCGAAGCTGGCCGTGGGCGGCTTCAGCATGGGCGGGCTCATCACCCGCTACGCGCTGGCCAGGATGGAGCACGACCCCGGCCTTCCGGACCACGAGACCGCCACCTACCTCTCCTACGACACCCCTCACCAGGGGGCGTGGTTCCCCGTCTCCCTCCAGGCCTTCACCCACTACGCGACGGACCAGTGGGGAGACAATCCCACGCTGGGCCCCGTGCTGCGCCAGCTTTCCGGGCTGCTCAACAGCCCCGCGGCGAAGGAGATGGCGCGGTGGCACATCGGCAAGGTCGACGCCGAGCCGGAGCAGGCACCGGAGCGGCTGACGTTCCTCCGAAAGCTCGACGAACTCGGGGGTGGCCGCGGAACGTCCGCAAGATCGGTGTCGCCAACGGCGTGA
- a CDS encoding right-handed parallel beta-helix repeat-containing protein, with translation MGAIALTGCDVLKPYTPPRPPVKGALTFYVSPEGDDDQDGLSEATAWRTLARADQVPFRPGDRLRLKGGERFVGGLTIGAGDAGSTPKPVVIDSYGTGRATIAARGTAGIALHNTAGVEIRNLTIVGDAKAQRNEAGISLFNDRRDRKPLDHVRVSGVDVSRFQYGISLGTGPKSSGFRDVRISDSAVHHNQDAGLVTYGPSFTAEEPTYAHEKLVITRVKAYSNPGDPTADDRNTGSGIVLGSVRDSTVQQSVSYDNGAKSSAGAEEGPEGIWTYDSTRVVIQNNKAYRNHTGSRVDGGGFGLDNNVSSSVLQYNLSYGNDGAGFLVYSGESTNAHKDNVVRFNYSWDDARKLSWYGGIVAFGNLMRNLDIYHNTVILRSSGNDRPPALRLRNGMRGVGVRNNIFVTNGAPVVNSDTNYTPALVRLQGNDYFSTGDWKLQWGKARYSDLDAWRNRAGQEQMGAVLTGSTADPCLMGAVAPVTDLAGATPLVSQCADELEGAVKLRSVGVDPGPVDYFGARLSTAPSAGAAQPRAED, from the coding sequence GTGGGCGCAATCGCCCTCACCGGATGTGACGTGCTCAAGCCCTACACACCACCGCGACCTCCCGTCAAGGGGGCCCTCACCTTCTACGTGAGCCCGGAGGGCGACGACGATCAAGACGGGCTGTCCGAGGCGACCGCCTGGCGCACCCTCGCCCGGGCCGACCAGGTGCCGTTCCGGCCGGGAGACCGTCTGCGGCTCAAGGGCGGCGAGCGCTTCGTCGGTGGGCTGACCATCGGCGCGGGCGATGCGGGCAGCACACCCAAGCCCGTGGTGATCGATTCATACGGCACAGGTCGGGCCACCATCGCGGCGCGGGGCACCGCGGGAATCGCCCTGCACAACACCGCGGGCGTGGAGATCCGGAATCTGACCATCGTCGGCGATGCCAAGGCTCAGCGCAATGAGGCCGGCATCAGCCTCTTCAACGACCGCCGCGACAGAAAGCCCTTGGACCACGTGCGGGTCTCCGGAGTCGATGTGTCCCGGTTCCAGTACGGGATCAGCCTCGGAACAGGCCCGAAGTCCTCAGGATTCCGCGACGTCCGGATCAGTGACTCGGCAGTGCACCACAATCAGGACGCCGGGCTGGTCACCTACGGGCCGAGCTTCACGGCCGAGGAGCCGACCTACGCACACGAAAAGCTCGTGATCACGCGGGTCAAGGCGTACAGCAACCCCGGAGACCCGACGGCGGACGACCGCAACACGGGCAGCGGCATCGTTCTCGGCAGCGTCCGGGACTCGACCGTTCAGCAGTCCGTCTCTTACGACAACGGGGCGAAGTCCTCGGCCGGCGCCGAGGAGGGGCCCGAGGGAATCTGGACCTACGACTCGACCCGCGTCGTCATCCAGAACAACAAGGCGTACCGCAATCACACCGGCTCTCGGGTCGACGGCGGCGGTTTCGGACTGGACAACAACGTGTCGTCGTCGGTCCTCCAGTACAACCTGTCCTACGGCAACGACGGTGCGGGCTTCCTCGTGTACTCGGGGGAATCGACCAACGCCCACAAGGACAACGTCGTGCGCTTCAACTACAGCTGGGACGATGCCAGAAAGCTGTCCTGGTACGGCGGCATCGTGGCCTTCGGCAACCTCATGCGCAATCTGGACATCTACCACAACACCGTGATCCTGCGGTCGAGCGGCAACGACCGGCCCCCGGCCCTGCGCCTGCGCAACGGCATGCGCGGGGTCGGGGTCCGCAACAACATCTTCGTCACCAACGGTGCTCCCGTGGTGAATTCGGACACGAACTACACACCGGCCCTCGTGCGTCTGCAGGGCAACGACTACTTCAGCACGGGCGACTGGAAGCTGCAGTGGGGCAAGGCGCGGTATTCCGACTTGGATGCCTGGCGGAACCGGGCCGGACAGGAGCAGATGGGCGCCGTCCTCACGGGCAGCACCGCTGACCCGTGTCTCATGGGCGCGGTGGCCCCGGTCACCGATCTGGCCGGGGCCACCCCTCTCGTCTCGCAATGCGCCGACGAGCTCGAAGGTGCCGTCAAACTGCGGTCGGTCGGCGTAGACCCCGGCCCGGTCGACTACTTCGGAGCACGGCTGAGCACGGCGCCCTCCGCAGGTGCCGCGCAGCCGCGTGCCGAGGACTGA
- a CDS encoding alpha/beta hydrolase: MPGACPKPPEPIEALSDAKCGFLEVPENRSRPDSRTIKLAVARIPAASDKPAADPVVFMAGGPGADTFDDIPFLIDSGLNKDRELIIMAQRGNLYDQPNLACPEVDRFNEQAVGLGYDAQQAEQIMLKAVTDCRARLVADGVDLGAYNSTENAADFADLRNALGISQWNVYGYSYGSNLALTYLRLHPEGIRAVAIDSIAPSQFVTLPWTWGSTAEGIHNIFAACAAQPACKDRYPDLPQLLTEQVRKLEAQPLTLNVAPPDGGKPVKTVLDGGALLNLIVAFTPRPKDMPAALEELSKGNPERFAQARAAGSVQKIGDFAHGLTNSIACSEWAPGYSEADVLKAGQKAFPGWPDTVLAQAPQLPFQYPVCGVWNVPDRASVQRVPTFSSVPALVVSGTFDVKTGASWAKGVARNLSNSTSVLVPGIGHWVVPQSPCAQSVLASFLARPTPVAWTISSPSRSRSSRNSREGR, translated from the coding sequence GTGCCGGGCGCCTGTCCGAAGCCGCCCGAGCCCATCGAAGCGCTGAGTGACGCAAAGTGCGGCTTCCTCGAGGTCCCCGAGAACCGGTCCCGCCCCGACAGCCGCACCATCAAGCTGGCCGTGGCGAGGATCCCGGCCGCCTCGGACAAACCCGCCGCGGACCCTGTGGTGTTCATGGCGGGAGGCCCCGGCGCCGACACGTTCGACGACATCCCGTTCCTGATCGACTCCGGCCTGAACAAGGACCGCGAACTGATCATCATGGCCCAGCGCGGCAACCTCTACGACCAGCCGAACCTCGCCTGCCCGGAGGTCGACCGGTTCAACGAGCAGGCCGTGGGCCTGGGCTATGACGCACAGCAGGCGGAACAGATCATGCTGAAGGCGGTGACGGACTGCCGGGCCCGCCTCGTGGCCGACGGAGTCGACCTGGGCGCCTACAACAGCACCGAGAACGCCGCGGACTTCGCCGACCTGCGCAACGCGCTGGGCATCTCCCAGTGGAACGTCTACGGCTACTCCTACGGCAGCAACCTGGCCCTCACCTACCTGCGCCTCCACCCCGAGGGAATCCGCGCCGTGGCGATCGACTCGATCGCACCTTCCCAGTTCGTGACCCTGCCGTGGACATGGGGCAGCACCGCCGAGGGAATCCACAACATTTTCGCGGCGTGCGCGGCGCAGCCCGCCTGCAAGGACCGGTACCCGGACCTTCCCCAACTCCTGACGGAGCAGGTCCGCAAGCTGGAGGCGCAGCCCCTGACGCTGAACGTTGCGCCGCCGGACGGTGGGAAGCCGGTCAAGACCGTACTCGACGGGGGCGCGCTGCTGAATCTGATCGTCGCCTTCACCCCCCGACCCAAGGACATGCCCGCAGCGCTCGAGGAACTCAGCAAGGGGAACCCGGAGCGCTTCGCGCAGGCCCGCGCGGCCGGCTCGGTCCAGAAGATCGGCGACTTCGCGCACGGCCTGACGAACTCGATCGCGTGCAGTGAATGGGCTCCGGGGTACTCGGAGGCCGACGTGCTGAAGGCGGGGCAGAAGGCCTTCCCCGGGTGGCCGGACACGGTCCTGGCCCAGGCTCCGCAGCTGCCCTTCCAGTATCCGGTGTGCGGGGTCTGGAACGTTCCGGACCGGGCGTCCGTCCAGAGGGTGCCCACGTTCAGCTCGGTGCCGGCACTTGTCGTCTCCGGCACGTTCGACGTGAAGACCGGGGCGAGTTGGGCGAAGGGCGTGGCCCGCAACCTGTCCAACTCGACCTCCGTGCTGGTCCCCGGAATCGGCCACTGGGTGGTTCCGCAGTCGCCTTGCGCGCAGAGCGTGCTGGCCTCGTTCCTCGCTCGCCCGACACCAGTTGCGTGGACGATCTCGAGCCCCAGCCGTTCACGATCATCCCGAAATAGCCGGGAGGGCAGATGA
- a CDS encoding UDP-glucuronic acid decarboxylase family protein, whose amino-acid sequence MRVAVTGGGGFLGSHLCEALLRRGDSVVCLDNFSTGEPRNIAHLLSNPAFEFIHADVSVMTEVAGPVDAVAHLASPASPPDYLRQPLETLAVGSRGTENALRLALRHRARFILASTSEVYGDPLVHPQDEDYWGNVNSVGPRSVYDEAKRFAEAISVAYRRTHGVNVGIARIFNTYGPRMRPHDGRVVSSFITQALTGEPLTIYGDGKQTRSFCYVDDLVRGLVALLDSSEAGPFNLGNPVERTVTELAEMVLELTGSPSEIQYHPLPVDDPVRRRPVISRARDALGWWPEVDIEEGLRRTSDWFASRPADLSAGAAAIRGGQEDGMPPPRRHADAVSDRPESVPAPA is encoded by the coding sequence ATGCGCGTTGCCGTCACCGGTGGCGGTGGATTTCTTGGGTCACATCTCTGCGAGGCCCTTCTGAGGCGCGGGGACTCCGTGGTGTGTCTGGACAATTTCTCGACAGGCGAGCCCAGGAACATCGCCCACCTGCTCTCCAATCCAGCGTTCGAATTCATCCATGCCGATGTCAGCGTCATGACGGAGGTCGCCGGCCCTGTCGACGCCGTCGCCCATCTGGCGAGCCCCGCGTCCCCGCCCGATTACCTCCGGCAGCCGCTGGAGACGCTCGCCGTCGGCAGCAGGGGGACGGAGAACGCCCTCCGTCTCGCACTGCGTCATCGTGCCCGGTTCATCCTCGCGTCGACGAGTGAGGTCTATGGCGACCCCCTGGTCCACCCGCAGGACGAGGACTACTGGGGCAACGTCAATTCCGTCGGACCCCGCAGCGTATACGACGAGGCGAAACGATTCGCTGAGGCGATCTCAGTCGCATACCGCCGAACCCACGGTGTGAATGTCGGTATCGCGCGGATCTTCAACACGTACGGTCCGCGCATGCGCCCGCACGACGGACGGGTGGTTTCGAGCTTCATCACCCAGGCCCTCACAGGCGAACCCCTGACCATTTACGGAGACGGAAAGCAGACCCGCAGTTTCTGCTACGTCGACGACCTGGTCCGCGGGCTCGTGGCCCTGCTCGACTCCTCCGAGGCCGGACCCTTCAACCTGGGGAATCCGGTGGAGCGGACGGTCACCGAGCTCGCCGAGATGGTGCTGGAGCTCACCGGCTCGCCGTCGGAGATCCAGTACCACCCGCTCCCCGTCGACGACCCGGTCCGCAGGCGGCCGGTCATCTCCCGGGCGCGGGACGCGCTCGGCTGGTGGCCCGAGGTGGACATCGAGGAGGGGCTGCGCAGGACGAGTGACTGGTTCGCCTCCCGCCCGGCCGACCTCTCGGCCGGAGCCGCCGCGATCCGCGGGGGCCAGGAGGACGGGATGCCGCCCCCGAGGAGGCACGCCGACGCTGTGTCCGACCGGCCGGAATCCGTTCCCGCTCCGGCCTGA
- a CDS encoding glycosyltransferase family 2 protein, with protein MTPTEPGLVHAAAATDARIPSPSGEQATLKDQIRELSRGRVAEILPDGPVFADPRRARETRATSFVRQFGTADRLKVVVLTLGWVACLVWFWVWWLRPEHRIGWVGLTVNSALLFYLALLPLHFLVAVVRLRRFDSRIEVPVVRAAFVVTRAPSEHWDIARTTLEAMLRQDYPHPYDVWLCDEDPSSDILEWCEANGVRVSCRRDRPDYHRLTWPRRTRCKEGNLAFFYDHWGYRDYDVVAQLDCDHVPSRTYLTEMVRPFSDPAIGYVAAPSVCDANADVSWSARGRLHREAVFHGAVQLGHSAGLAPLCIGSHYAVRTEAVRDIGGIGPELAEDFSTTFLMNSAGWQGSFAIDAHASGDGPVTFAAMATQEFQWSRSLAVMLFGMLPRHLGRMRGWLRLRFAFALSYYPLLAATTTMGLALPPMAAVTGLPWINVNYFSFLGHFWAMSVWLMLLTMLVRRRGLLRPAKAPVLSWESWLFGLARWPFVAWGWARPWYRSCAPGRWSSR; from the coding sequence ATGACCCCGACCGAGCCAGGGCTCGTACACGCGGCTGCCGCGACCGACGCGCGCATCCCCAGCCCGTCCGGAGAGCAGGCCACACTCAAGGACCAGATCCGCGAGCTCTCCCGGGGCCGCGTCGCCGAGATCCTCCCCGACGGGCCCGTGTTCGCCGACCCGCGCCGCGCTCGGGAGACCCGCGCGACGAGCTTCGTCCGCCAGTTCGGCACAGCCGACAGGCTGAAGGTGGTGGTGCTCACCCTGGGGTGGGTCGCCTGCCTCGTCTGGTTCTGGGTCTGGTGGCTGCGTCCCGAGCACCGGATCGGCTGGGTGGGCCTGACCGTCAACAGTGCGCTGCTGTTCTACCTCGCGCTGCTGCCCCTGCACTTCCTGGTCGCGGTCGTCCGTCTGCGCCGGTTCGACTCGCGGATCGAAGTCCCGGTGGTACGTGCGGCATTCGTGGTCACCCGGGCTCCGTCGGAGCACTGGGACATCGCCCGCACCACCCTGGAGGCGATGCTCCGTCAGGACTACCCCCACCCCTACGACGTATGGCTGTGCGACGAGGACCCGTCCAGCGACATCCTGGAATGGTGCGAGGCGAACGGAGTCCGGGTCTCCTGCCGCCGGGACCGCCCGGACTACCACCGGCTCACATGGCCGCGTCGCACGCGCTGCAAGGAGGGCAACCTCGCCTTCTTCTACGACCACTGGGGCTACCGGGACTACGACGTCGTCGCGCAGCTGGACTGCGATCACGTGCCGAGCCGTACGTACCTGACCGAGATGGTGCGGCCGTTCTCCGATCCCGCGATCGGCTACGTCGCAGCTCCGAGCGTGTGCGACGCCAATGCCGATGTCTCCTGGTCCGCCCGGGGCCGACTGCATCGTGAGGCCGTCTTCCACGGGGCGGTCCAGCTGGGCCACTCGGCCGGCCTCGCGCCGTTGTGCATCGGCTCCCACTACGCGGTGCGTACGGAGGCGGTGCGGGACATCGGCGGCATCGGGCCCGAACTCGCAGAGGACTTCTCGACCACGTTCCTGATGAACTCGGCCGGCTGGCAGGGCTCGTTCGCCATCGATGCCCACGCGAGCGGCGACGGCCCCGTCACCTTCGCGGCCATGGCAACCCAGGAGTTCCAGTGGTCCCGGAGTCTCGCGGTGATGCTCTTCGGGATGCTGCCGCGCCACCTGGGCCGCATGCGCGGCTGGCTGCGCCTGCGCTTCGCCTTCGCCCTGTCGTACTACCCATTGCTCGCGGCCACCACGACCATGGGACTGGCTCTGCCTCCGATGGCTGCCGTCACCGGTCTGCCGTGGATCAACGTGAACTACTTCTCGTTCCTCGGCCACTTCTGGGCGATGTCCGTATGGCTGATGCTCCTGACCATGCTCGTGCGCAGACGCGGCCTGCTCCGCCCCGCGAAAGCACCGGTCCTGAGCTGGGAGAGCTGGCTCTTCGGGCTCGCCCGCTGGCCCTTCGTCGCCTGGGGGTGGGCGCGGCCCTGGTACAGAAGCTGCGCCCCCGGCCGGTGGTCTTCAAGGTGA